AAGATATGCAGAAAAGCGGGATAAAAGTAGCAACAGCAACTGGGAGAATACTAAGGGGAGTTAGATTTCTAAAAGAAGATATCGGGCTGAATCTGGATTATTACGTACTTGGAAATGGTTCTGTAGTAACAGACAGTGATTTTAATATTATATATAAAAGAAGTATTGATTATAAAACTATAAGAGCTTTATATGATTATCTTGAGAAAGTTTCTCTAAAAGGTTTCAGAAATGCTCTGACGAATGAAAATGTTTACTGTCTTACAGGAAAGCCGGAGAAAAACAAGCCTTTCTTTCACAGTGCCGGTATTGATGAAATGGAGAATAAGGAGATAGTATCTTTTGTGGCTAATTATGAAGGAAGAGATATGAAAGCTATAGAGGAAATAGCAGCTGATATGAAACAGAGATTTACCGGGGTGGAAGTGTTTCAAAATCAGCATTTTATAGATGTGGCACCAAAGGGTTCATCAAAGGCCGAAGGGATAAAAACCGTGATTGAGAAACTGGGAGATGTAAAAAAACTTTATACAATAGGTGATTCGTATAATGACATACCTATGCTCCAGATGACAGAGAATTCATTTACTTTTCAAAGTTCTCCTGATGCTGTAAAAGACCATGCCGGAGCAGTAGTCAGTGATTTTGATGAGTGTATAAAAAAGTATGTTTTGAAATAAAACTAAGATTTCTGG
This genomic stretch from Sebaldella sp. S0638 harbors:
- a CDS encoding HAD-IIB family hydrolase; the encoded protein is MELFVTDLDGTLLHEEYNVKKSTADLIKDMQKSGIKVATATGRILRGVRFLKEDIGLNLDYYVLGNGSVVTDSDFNIIYKRSIDYKTIRALYDYLEKVSLKGFRNALTNENVYCLTGKPEKNKPFFHSAGIDEMENKEIVSFVANYEGRDMKAIEEIAADMKQRFTGVEVFQNQHFIDVAPKGSSKAEGIKTVIEKLGDVKKLYTIGDSYNDIPMLQMTENSFTFQSSPDAVKDHAGAVVSDFDECIKKYVLK